The Pseudofrankia inefficax genome window below encodes:
- the der gene encoding ribosome biogenesis GTPase Der, whose protein sequence is MSPRDDDRASKDSGASQDSPDPTTGTVAGGQPVLAVVGRPNVGKSTLVNRILGRRAAVVEDVPGVTRDRVAYDANWSGRRFTLVDTGGWEPDARGLAGRVSAQAQRALATADAVLFVVDATVGATDADEAVARVLHRSGRPVVLAANKVDDQRLESDTAALWGLGLGEPYPVSALHGRGSGDLLDAVLAALPEAPPERFDEEDGPRRVALVGRPNVGKSSMLNRLAGEERALVHDVAGTTRDPVDELVTVGGEQWLFIDTAGLRRRVGQSSGAEYYSSLRTAAAIEAAEVAIVLLDAGETLTEQDQRVVQMVVDAGRALVLAFNKWDLLDEDRRLTLEKEISRDLARVAWAPRVNVSALTGRATDRLAPALHTSLDSWGTRIPTGRLNQWLGEVVAATPPPPRGGKIPKVLFATQAGVRPPRFVVFATAFLEPGYRRFLERRLREDFGFVGTPLEISIRVREREDRRGRH, encoded by the coding sequence GTGAGCCCACGAGACGACGACAGAGCCAGCAAGGACAGCGGTGCCAGCCAGGACAGCCCGGACCCGACGACGGGCACCGTGGCCGGAGGCCAGCCCGTGCTCGCCGTCGTCGGCCGGCCCAACGTCGGCAAGTCGACGCTGGTCAACCGCATCCTCGGCCGCCGCGCCGCGGTCGTGGAGGACGTCCCCGGGGTGACCCGCGACCGGGTCGCCTACGACGCGAACTGGTCAGGACGCCGGTTCACGCTGGTCGACACGGGCGGCTGGGAGCCGGACGCCAGGGGCCTCGCCGGCCGGGTCTCCGCGCAGGCCCAGCGGGCCCTGGCGACCGCCGACGCGGTGCTCTTCGTCGTCGACGCCACCGTCGGCGCGACCGACGCCGACGAGGCCGTCGCCCGGGTGCTGCACCGGTCCGGGCGGCCCGTCGTGCTGGCCGCGAACAAGGTCGACGACCAGCGCCTGGAGTCCGACACGGCGGCGCTGTGGGGCCTCGGGCTCGGTGAGCCCTACCCGGTGTCGGCGCTGCACGGCCGGGGCAGCGGTGACCTGCTCGACGCGGTGCTCGCCGCGCTGCCGGAGGCCCCGCCGGAGCGTTTCGACGAGGAGGACGGCCCACGCCGGGTCGCCCTGGTCGGCCGGCCGAACGTCGGCAAGTCGTCGATGCTCAACCGGCTCGCCGGCGAGGAGCGGGCACTCGTCCACGACGTCGCCGGGACCACCCGCGACCCGGTCGACGAGCTGGTCACCGTCGGCGGCGAGCAGTGGCTGTTCATCGACACGGCCGGCCTGCGCCGCCGGGTCGGCCAGTCCAGCGGCGCCGAGTACTACTCGTCGCTGCGCACCGCCGCCGCGATCGAGGCGGCCGAGGTCGCGATCGTGCTGCTCGACGCGGGGGAGACCCTGACCGAGCAGGACCAGCGGGTCGTCCAGATGGTCGTCGACGCGGGCCGGGCCCTGGTGCTGGCGTTCAACAAGTGGGACCTGCTCGACGAGGACCGCCGGCTCACCCTGGAGAAGGAGATCTCCCGCGACCTCGCCCGGGTGGCCTGGGCGCCGCGGGTGAACGTCTCCGCGCTGACCGGCCGGGCCACCGACCGGCTCGCCCCCGCGCTGCACACCTCGCTGGACAGCTGGGGCACCCGGATTCCGACCGGCCGGCTCAACCAGTGGCTCGGCGAGGTCGTCGCCGCGACCCCGCCGCCCCCGCGCGGCGGCAAGATTCCCAAGGTCCTGTTCGCCACCCAGGCGGGCGTGCGCCCGCCCCGTTTCGTCGTCTTCGCCACCGCCTTCCTGGAGCCCGGCTACCGCCGCTTCCTGGAGCGCCGCCTGCGGGAGGACTTCGGCTTCGTCGGCACCCCGCTGGAGATCTCCATCCGCGTCCGCGAGCGCGAGGACCGCAGAGGCCGCCACTAG
- a CDS encoding class F sortase, protein MALVVASGFQLAAPMIRSAEAPSGRALPPPAPVPTSPSGPPSATPSALPPPPVVTDPVRLRIPAIALDAPVIGLGLDPQGAIDVPTQWGDVGWYKPGVAPGAVGPAVLVGHYDSKTGPAVFYRLGSVLPGDQLVVVGASGASVTFVVDRLQEVSKATFPTQEVYGPVTRPEIRVITCDGAFDEHTHHYVDNLVVYGHAISVPASVAPAPAAAAPSAAVAAPRPAAATAAVRTGAPAAGSPAAPPVAVPPVALSPATPSPSTPRAAPPAAAVVSGAPPTPRLTVTPSQ, encoded by the coding sequence GTGGCGCTCGTGGTGGCCAGTGGATTCCAGCTCGCGGCGCCGATGATCCGGTCTGCCGAGGCGCCATCCGGCCGGGCTCTGCCGCCGCCGGCACCCGTGCCGACGAGCCCGTCCGGTCCGCCGTCGGCCACCCCCAGCGCGCTGCCCCCGCCGCCGGTGGTGACCGACCCGGTCCGGCTGAGGATCCCGGCGATCGCGCTGGACGCACCGGTCATCGGCCTGGGCCTGGACCCGCAGGGCGCGATCGACGTGCCGACCCAGTGGGGCGATGTCGGCTGGTACAAGCCGGGCGTCGCCCCGGGGGCGGTCGGCCCGGCGGTCCTCGTCGGCCACTACGACTCGAAGACGGGGCCGGCGGTCTTCTACCGGCTCGGCTCGGTGCTGCCCGGCGACCAGTTGGTCGTGGTCGGCGCGTCCGGGGCGAGCGTCACCTTCGTCGTGGACCGCCTGCAGGAGGTCTCGAAGGCGACGTTCCCGACGCAGGAGGTCTACGGACCGGTCACCCGGCCCGAGATCCGGGTCATCACCTGCGACGGCGCCTTCGACGAGCACACCCACCACTACGTCGACAACCTGGTGGTCTACGGCCACGCCATCAGCGTGCCGGCCTCGGTGGCGCCGGCGCCCGCCGCCGCGGCACCGTCCGCCGCCGTGGCCGCCCCCCGGCCGGCGGCCGCGACCGCCGCCGTGCGCACGGGCGCCCCGGCGGCCGGGTCGCCAGCGGCACCGCCGGTCGCCGTGCCACCGGTCGCCCTGTCGCCCGCCACGCCGTCGCCCTCCACCCCGCGCGCGGCGCCGCCTGCCGCGGCCGTCGTGTCCGGCGCGCCTCCGACGCCGCGGCTCACGGTGACGCCGAGCCAATAA
- a CDS encoding C40 family peptidase: MAWLPDDWDELVRGRHRTGGAPEEARRRSGPGSRRAGTIAAFTTGTLAVSTAAFAATVPSAPEQPTTIDPSSQSQSTPFASNALAAALGGGDTVIPTSHGSSGLAGALANSDPAFTNLTLSADKTTVAPNSPVVLTVKATEAMSGAPLANEQVQIVVVDGPKWQTTAALTTDGNGTASISARLLSTTTITAVFDGGSTLRPSVAGATTITISSGRAASSYLNNAIPSVIPGSTIGEKAVYLASLQKGKPYVYGATGPYSFDCSGLVQYVFRQLGRSLPRTAEAQYEASVHVAQSAKQPGDLIFFGTPGSIYHVGIYAGNGYMWAAPETGGVVSLRPIYSSTYHVGRIM, encoded by the coding sequence ATGGCCTGGCTCCCGGATGACTGGGACGAGCTGGTCCGCGGCCGGCATCGCACGGGGGGCGCTCCTGAGGAGGCCCGTCGGCGGTCCGGTCCAGGATCTCGTCGGGCAGGCACCATCGCCGCCTTCACGACCGGAACGCTCGCCGTCTCCACCGCCGCCTTCGCCGCGACGGTCCCGTCGGCTCCCGAGCAGCCGACCACGATCGACCCGAGTTCCCAGAGCCAGAGCACGCCCTTCGCGTCGAACGCGCTGGCGGCCGCGCTGGGTGGTGGCGACACCGTCATCCCGACCAGCCACGGCTCCAGCGGCCTCGCCGGCGCTCTCGCCAACTCTGACCCGGCCTTCACCAACCTGACGCTGTCCGCGGACAAGACCACGGTCGCGCCGAACTCGCCGGTCGTCCTCACGGTCAAGGCCACCGAGGCGATGAGCGGCGCGCCGCTGGCGAACGAGCAGGTCCAGATCGTCGTGGTCGACGGGCCGAAGTGGCAGACCACCGCCGCGCTGACCACCGACGGCAACGGCACCGCGAGCATCTCCGCCCGGCTGCTGTCCACCACCACGATCACGGCGGTGTTCGACGGCGGCAGCACGCTGCGCCCCTCGGTCGCCGGCGCCACGACGATCACGATCTCGTCCGGCCGGGCCGCGAGCAGCTACCTGAACAACGCGATCCCCAGCGTCATCCCGGGCAGCACGATCGGGGAGAAGGCCGTCTACCTGGCCTCCCTGCAGAAGGGCAAGCCGTACGTCTACGGCGCCACCGGCCCGTACTCGTTCGACTGCTCCGGCCTGGTCCAGTACGTCTTCCGCCAGCTCGGCCGCAGCCTGCCGCGCACCGCCGAGGCCCAGTACGAGGCCTCGGTGCACGTCGCCCAGTCGGCCAAGCAGCCCGGCGACCTGATCTTCTTCGGCACCCCCGGCAGCATCTACCACGTCGGCATCTACGCGGGGAACGGCTACATGTGGGCCGCCCCGGAGACCGGCGGCGTCGTGTCGCTGCGCCCGATCTACAGCTCGACCTACCACGTCGGGCGGATCATGTAA
- a CDS encoding CDP-alcohol phosphatidyltransferase family protein, translating to MTSAPVPSGDGPGGASAPPGGRSPGGQPVASDRILTIPNLLSTLRLVGVPVFLWVALGPRADWVALGILMFAGVSDYLDGRLARALNQTSRLGALLDPLADRLYILATIVALTVRGNIPWWLTAIIIGRDVFLTLLLVPMRRLGLGTALPVHYLGKAATFNLLYAFPLLLLADGHGWLSTVARPLGWAFAIWGTAMYWWAGLLYAFQVAGIARDRHRGASGGRPAPAGGSP from the coding sequence ATGACGAGCGCCCCCGTCCCGTCAGGCGACGGGCCCGGTGGCGCGTCCGCGCCGCCGGGCGGCCGGTCCCCGGGCGGACAGCCGGTGGCGTCCGACCGGATCCTCACGATCCCGAACCTGCTGTCCACGCTGCGGCTGGTCGGGGTGCCGGTCTTCCTGTGGGTGGCGCTCGGCCCGCGGGCCGACTGGGTGGCGCTGGGCATCCTCATGTTCGCCGGCGTCAGCGACTACCTGGACGGCCGGCTCGCCCGCGCGCTGAACCAGACCAGCCGGCTCGGCGCGCTGCTCGACCCGCTGGCCGACCGGCTCTACATCCTCGCCACGATCGTCGCGCTGACCGTCCGGGGCAACATCCCCTGGTGGCTCACCGCGATCATCATCGGCCGCGACGTCTTCCTCACCCTGCTGCTCGTCCCGATGCGCCGGCTGGGCCTCGGCACCGCGCTGCCGGTCCACTACCTGGGCAAGGCCGCCACCTTCAACCTGCTGTACGCGTTCCCGCTGCTGCTGCTCGCGGACGGCCACGGCTGGCTGTCGACCGTGGCCCGCCCGCTCGGCTGGGCGTTCGCGATCTGGGGCACCGCGATGTACTGGTGGGCCGGCCTGCTCTACGCCTTCCAGGTCGCCGGCATCGCCCGGGACCGGCACCGCGGCGCCAGCGGAGGCCGGCCGGCCCCGGCGGGAGGGTCGCCGTGA
- a CDS encoding mannose-1-phosphate guanyltransferase, with protein sequence MAGGEGTRLRPLTANAPKPLLPVVNRPIMEHVLRLLKRHGFDETVVTVQFLAAMVRTYFGDGDELGMHLSYATESTPLGTAGSVKNAEAALRDEQFLVISGDALTDIDLTALVAEHRKNGALVTVALKSVPDPLEFGIVIAGEDGRISRFLEKPTWGQVFSDTVNTGIYVMEPEVFDHVPAGEPVDWSADVFPRLVAAGAPVFGHVVSGYWEDVGTIASFQRVQADVLNQQVDVEIGGFEVSPGVWIGQDTDVHPDAILKGPLVVGDYSKVEAGAELREFTVVGSNVVIKKGAFLHRALVGDNALIGPRTNLRGCVIGKGTDVRRAARVEEGAVVAEACVVEEEAFISHDVRIYPYKTIEAGAVVNTSVIWESRGQRSLFGPRGVSGLVNAEITPELAVRLAAAYATTLPKGATVTTARDGTRAARALKRAVISALTTSAIDVRDLEVAAMPVTRFDVRTSDAAGGIMIHNTEGDPERIDIVILDADGDDLSPAAQRKLDRVFSRQEFRRAFPGEIGDLRLPARTADRYTQDLLDRIDMSGVAEAALKVVIDPSGGAASLVLPTLLGRLGVDVLTVNGRLDDTAITHTEAQRVEAVRRLGDLVASSRAAFGVRFDQVGERITIVDERGDLIDDDRALLVFLDLVAAENRGATVAVPVTTTLVAEQITRFHGLSVRRTSLSAADLPRVARDPLVVFAADGRGGFVVPEFGAAIDGFAAFVRLLALVARTRLTLSAIDARIPPVAVVRRSVPTPWAAKGTVMRRIVESVDVAAGHVIDTTDGVRVVRPDGAWALVLPDPAEAVTHLWAEAGSRDEACALLADWAAIVEADHRDTPAR encoded by the coding sequence ATGGCCGGCGGCGAGGGCACCCGGCTGCGGCCACTGACCGCGAACGCCCCCAAGCCGCTGCTCCCGGTCGTCAACCGGCCGATCATGGAGCACGTGCTGCGGCTGCTCAAGCGGCATGGCTTCGACGAGACCGTCGTGACGGTCCAGTTCCTCGCCGCCATGGTGCGCACCTACTTCGGCGACGGCGACGAGCTCGGCATGCACCTGTCCTACGCCACCGAGTCCACCCCGCTCGGCACGGCCGGCAGCGTGAAGAACGCCGAGGCGGCCCTGCGGGACGAGCAGTTCCTCGTCATCAGCGGCGACGCGCTGACCGACATCGACCTGACCGCCCTGGTCGCCGAGCACCGCAAGAACGGCGCGCTCGTCACGGTCGCGCTGAAGTCGGTGCCCGACCCGCTGGAGTTCGGGATCGTCATCGCCGGCGAGGACGGCCGGATCTCCCGTTTCCTGGAGAAGCCGACCTGGGGCCAGGTCTTCTCCGACACGGTCAACACCGGCATCTACGTCATGGAGCCGGAGGTGTTCGACCACGTCCCCGCCGGCGAGCCGGTCGACTGGTCCGCCGACGTCTTCCCCCGGCTCGTCGCGGCCGGCGCCCCCGTCTTCGGCCACGTCGTCTCGGGCTACTGGGAGGACGTCGGCACGATCGCGAGCTTCCAGCGGGTCCAGGCCGACGTGCTCAACCAGCAGGTCGACGTCGAGATCGGCGGCTTCGAGGTGTCGCCCGGGGTCTGGATCGGCCAGGACACCGACGTGCACCCGGACGCGATCCTCAAGGGCCCGCTCGTCGTCGGCGACTACTCCAAGGTCGAGGCCGGCGCGGAGCTGCGCGAGTTCACCGTCGTCGGCAGCAACGTCGTCATCAAGAAGGGCGCGTTCCTGCACCGGGCCCTCGTCGGCGACAACGCGCTGATCGGCCCGCGGACGAACCTGCGCGGCTGCGTGATCGGCAAGGGCACCGACGTGCGCCGCGCCGCCCGGGTGGAGGAGGGCGCCGTCGTCGCGGAGGCCTGCGTCGTGGAGGAGGAGGCGTTCATCTCCCACGACGTGCGGATCTACCCGTACAAGACGATCGAGGCCGGCGCGGTCGTCAACACGTCGGTGATCTGGGAGTCGCGTGGGCAGCGCTCGCTGTTCGGCCCGCGCGGCGTCTCCGGCCTGGTCAACGCCGAGATCACCCCGGAGCTGGCCGTCCGGCTCGCCGCGGCCTACGCGACCACCCTGCCGAAGGGCGCGACCGTCACCACCGCCCGTGACGGCACCCGTGCCGCCCGGGCCCTGAAACGCGCGGTGATCAGCGCGCTGACCACGAGCGCGATCGACGTCCGCGACCTGGAGGTCGCGGCGATGCCGGTGACCCGGTTCGATGTGCGCACGTCCGACGCCGCCGGCGGCATCATGATCCACAACACCGAGGGCGACCCCGAGCGGATCGACATCGTCATCCTGGACGCCGACGGCGACGACCTGTCGCCGGCCGCGCAGCGCAAGCTCGACCGGGTCTTCTCCCGCCAGGAGTTCCGCCGCGCGTTCCCCGGCGAGATCGGCGACCTGCGGCTGCCGGCCCGGACCGCCGACCGCTACACCCAGGACCTGCTCGACCGGATCGACATGTCCGGCGTCGCCGAGGCGGCGCTCAAGGTCGTCATCGACCCGTCCGGCGGCGCGGCGTCGCTGGTGCTGCCGACGCTGCTCGGCCGTCTCGGCGTCGACGTCCTCACCGTCAACGGCCGCCTCGACGACACCGCGATCACCCACACCGAGGCCCAGCGCGTCGAGGCCGTCCGCCGCCTCGGGGACCTGGTCGCCAGCTCCCGGGCCGCGTTCGGCGTCCGGTTCGACCAGGTGGGCGAGCGGATCACCATCGTCGACGAGCGGGGCGACCTGATCGACGACGACCGGGCCCTGCTGGTGTTCCTGGACCTGGTCGCCGCGGAGAACCGGGGCGCGACCGTCGCCGTTCCGGTCACCACGACGCTCGTCGCCGAGCAGATCACCCGGTTCCACGGGCTGTCCGTCCGGCGCACCTCACTGTCCGCCGCCGACCTGCCGCGGGTGGCCCGCGACCCGCTGGTGGTGTTCGCCGCGGACGGCCGGGGCGGCTTCGTGGTGCCCGAGTTCGGCGCGGCCATCGACGGGTTCGCCGCGTTCGTCCGGCTGCTGGCCCTGGTCGCGCGGACCCGGCTCACGCTGTCCGCGATCGACGCCCGGATTCCGCCGGTGGCGGTGGTCCGCCGCTCGGTGCCGACCCCTTGGGCGGCGAAGGGGACGGTGATGCGCCGCATCGTCGAGTCCGTCGACGTCGCGGCCGGGCACGTCATCGACACCACCGACGGCGTCCGGGTCGTGCGGCCGGACGGCGCCTGGGCGCTGGTGCTGCCCGACCCGGCCGAGGCCGTCACCCACCTGTGGGCCGAGGCGGGCAGCCGGGACGAGGCGTGCGCGCTGCTGGCCGACTGGGCCGCGATCGTCGAGGCCGACCACCGGGACACCCCCGCGCGCTGA
- a CDS encoding DUF881 domain-containing protein: MSGRLPGPLAAVAAQALDPAYPRARVAGPRSGGQRPGPAGGRPPGAAGRRGRTGVTGAGPLGRRAPERSPARLAAVAVAVGLLLAVAGVTQRAGAPGRARLDAALAAERDRGEAAVAVKTAEARGLRSTVAAARSALARDTATQRATADALGVLEPAAGATVATGPGLRVQIADAAGGDADAGPRGSGQRGAGGVTDQDLAAIVNALWAAHATAIAIDGVRLSGTSPIRTAGGAILVDFQPVVSPYRLDAIGVPAALLAAFFGSGPGRLLADGDLAGARLVAATTARVVTVPAAPVTTPRLARRLGQ, translated from the coding sequence GTGTCCGGACGGCTTCCAGGACCGCTGGCCGCGGTCGCCGCGCAGGCCCTCGACCCCGCCTACCCGCGGGCCCGGGTGGCCGGGCCCCGATCGGGCGGGCAGCGGCCTGGACCCGCGGGCGGGCGGCCGCCGGGAGCCGCGGGCCGGCGGGGCCGGACGGGCGTGACGGGCGCGGGCCCGCTCGGTCGCCGGGCGCCTGAGCGTTCCCCGGCGCGGCTCGCGGCCGTCGCGGTCGCGGTCGGGCTGCTGCTGGCCGTCGCCGGCGTCACCCAGCGGGCCGGCGCCCCCGGCCGGGCCCGGCTCGACGCGGCGCTGGCCGCCGAGCGGGACCGTGGCGAGGCGGCGGTCGCGGTGAAGACCGCCGAGGCCCGGGGGCTGCGGTCCACCGTGGCGGCCGCCCGCTCGGCCCTCGCCCGCGACACCGCCACCCAGCGGGCCACCGCCGACGCGCTCGGTGTCCTGGAGCCCGCCGCCGGCGCGACCGTGGCCACCGGCCCGGGGCTTCGCGTCCAGATCGCCGACGCGGCCGGCGGAGACGCGGACGCCGGCCCGCGGGGGAGCGGGCAGCGCGGCGCCGGCGGGGTCACCGACCAGGACCTCGCCGCCATCGTCAACGCGCTGTGGGCCGCGCACGCGACGGCGATCGCCATCGACGGCGTCCGGCTGTCGGGCACCAGCCCGATCAGGACCGCCGGCGGCGCGATCCTCGTCGACTTCCAGCCCGTGGTGTCGCCGTACCGCCTGGACGCGATCGGTGTCCCGGCCGCCCTGCTCGCGGCCTTCTTCGGCTCCGGCCCGGGCCGCCTGCTCGCCGACGGCGACCTGGCGGGCGCACGACTGGTCGCCGCCACCACGGCGCGGGTCGTCACCGTGCCCGCCGCGCCGGTGACGACGCCCCGACTCGCGAGGAGGCTCGGCCAGTGA
- a CDS encoding small basic family protein, with the protein MVPVLALVAGLVAGLLVRPTAPGWLAPYLPVAVVAALDALAGGLRAALERVFDDLVFVVSFLTNAGVAVALVAVGEQLGVGGALTTGVVVVFGIRIFTNATALRRHLFGV; encoded by the coding sequence CTGGTACCGGTGCTCGCGCTCGTCGCCGGCCTCGTCGCCGGCCTCCTGGTGAGGCCGACGGCGCCCGGCTGGCTCGCCCCCTACCTCCCCGTCGCCGTCGTCGCCGCGCTGGACGCGCTCGCCGGCGGGCTGCGCGCCGCGCTGGAACGGGTCTTCGACGACCTGGTGTTCGTGGTGTCGTTCCTGACGAACGCGGGCGTCGCGGTGGCGTTGGTGGCCGTGGGCGAGCAGCTCGGCGTCGGCGGCGCGCTGACGACCGGGGTCGTCGTCGTGTTCGGCATCAGGATCTTCACCAACGCGACGGCCCTGCGCCGCCACCTGTTCGGGGTCTGA
- a CDS encoding DUF881 domain-containing protein has protein sequence MDRTDPAGPTDAPDERGLPAGVEIPGPRAAAGGAARARARPAARAAVAVLLAASGFAIPVAISAAGRTAPAGTTTAGLVDQLATAGAEDRRLSGQLDQLQGERATLAAAAPDPSVLATATARASTLAVLAGTVPVVGPGITMTVTDPRGNVGADVFVDALQELRDAGAEAIELAGVRLVAESYVVDRPGGGLLVDGVAARAPYQLAVVGDPHTLAEAMRFPGGVLDTVAARDGAEARVTETDRVEIRAVRGTPSPASRPAG, from the coding sequence GTGGACCGCACCGACCCGGCCGGGCCGACCGACGCCCCGGATGAGCGCGGGCTGCCGGCCGGCGTCGAGATCCCGGGGCCCCGGGCCGCGGCGGGCGGTGCCGCGCGAGCCAGGGCGCGGCCGGCGGCGCGGGCGGCGGTCGCCGTGCTGCTGGCCGCCAGCGGCTTCGCGATCCCGGTGGCGATCTCCGCGGCGGGCCGCACGGCGCCCGCCGGGACCACGACGGCCGGCCTGGTCGACCAGCTCGCCACCGCCGGCGCCGAGGACCGGCGGCTGTCCGGCCAGCTCGACCAGCTACAGGGCGAACGTGCCACCCTGGCCGCCGCCGCGCCCGACCCGTCGGTGCTCGCCACGGCCACGGCCCGCGCGAGCACCCTCGCCGTGCTCGCCGGTACCGTGCCGGTCGTCGGGCCCGGCATCACGATGACCGTCACCGATCCGCGGGGCAACGTCGGCGCGGACGTCTTCGTCGACGCGCTCCAGGAGCTGCGGGACGCGGGCGCCGAGGCGATCGAGCTGGCCGGCGTGCGGCTGGTCGCCGAGAGCTACGTCGTGGACAGGCCCGGTGGCGGTCTGCTCGTCGACGGCGTCGCCGCGCGGGCGCCCTATCAGCTGGCGGTGGTGGGCGACCCGCACACGTTGGCGGAGGCGATGCGCTTCCCCGGCGGCGTGCTCGATACGGTGGCAGCCCGAGACGGCGCCGAGGCGCGGGTCACCGAGACCGACCGGGTCGAGATCCGCGCGGTGCGCGGGACGCCGAGCCCGGCCAGCCGGCCGGCTGGCTGA
- the gcvH gene encoding glycine cleavage system protein GcvH, which yields MAGDAVYPEDLKYSREHEWVRLTGETLRVGITSYAQEALGDIVYVSLPEVGAQVRAGEPFGEVESTKSVSDVYAPASGEVVARNEALDGSPELVNSDPYGEGWLIEVTVADKSALDELLDAAGYQAHVQST from the coding sequence ATGGCCGGTGACGCGGTGTACCCGGAGGACCTGAAGTACTCGCGTGAGCACGAATGGGTCCGGCTGACGGGGGAGACGCTGCGGGTCGGCATCACCTCGTACGCGCAGGAGGCGCTCGGCGACATCGTGTACGTGTCGCTGCCGGAGGTCGGCGCCCAGGTCCGTGCCGGTGAGCCGTTCGGCGAGGTCGAGTCGACCAAGAGCGTCTCGGACGTGTACGCGCCGGCCTCGGGCGAGGTCGTCGCCCGCAACGAGGCGCTCGACGGCTCGCCCGAGCTGGTCAACTCGGACCCGTACGGCGAGGGCTGGCTGATCGAGGTCACGGTGGCGGACAAGTCCGCCCTCGACGAGCTGCTGGACGCCGCCGGCTACCAGGCGCACGTCCAGAGCACCTGA
- a CDS encoding FHA domain-containing protein, whose product MFCTKCGQHNPPDALYCARCGSPLVRPGEPVAPERPLEPQTSTLNLATAALHRLDPDQAEEAGEREAVAAVDALPPGSALLVVKRGPNAGSRFLLDADLTTAGRHPESDIFLDDVTVSRRHAEFLRSPYTKGFTVRDVGSLNGTYLNRERIDAADLSSGDEVQIGKFRLVFLTGSPYPGGGPL is encoded by the coding sequence GTGTTCTGCACGAAGTGCGGACAGCACAACCCACCCGACGCGCTGTACTGCGCGCGGTGCGGGTCCCCTCTGGTACGCCCCGGCGAGCCGGTCGCGCCCGAGCGGCCCCTGGAACCACAGACGTCGACCCTGAACCTGGCGACCGCGGCGTTGCACCGCCTCGACCCGGACCAGGCCGAGGAAGCCGGCGAGCGCGAGGCGGTCGCGGCCGTCGACGCGCTGCCGCCCGGCTCGGCGCTGCTCGTCGTCAAGCGCGGCCCGAACGCGGGCAGCAGGTTCCTGCTCGACGCGGACCTGACCACCGCCGGCCGGCATCCGGAGAGCGACATCTTCCTGGACGACGTGACCGTCTCCCGCCGGCACGCCGAGTTCCTGCGCTCGCCCTACACCAAGGGCTTCACGGTGCGCGACGTCGGCAGCCTGAACGGCACCTACCTGAACCGGGAGCGCATCGACGCGGCCGATCTCTCCAGCGGAGACGAGGTGCAGATCGGCAAGTTCCGGCTGGTGTTCCTGACGGGGTCCCCCTACCCGGGGGGAGGTCCGTTGTGA
- the ftsR gene encoding transcriptional regulator FtsR, protein MSSRLSAAAAVAAPPLGSAGGPSRAVRSGRVGARPVPDAEADARMAAKVLNIGEVLDRLRVDYADITLSKIRYLEAEGLVEPARTSANYRKYSAGDVARLAYVLHAQRERYLPLRVIKDELAAMDRGEAPPAAPTGPRAVPSTPPATGLDVLLGAERVRLSRRELLAASGLDEEALAELERHGLLRAVSGGGYYDADALVVARTVGLLAAHGVQARHLRAARAAADREAGLIEAAVAPLRAPRSAGATAGDDDLPRDSVDELALLLVRLHAALLRARLGSGPR, encoded by the coding sequence GTGAGTTCCCGGCTGTCCGCCGCCGCGGCGGTCGCGGCGCCGCCTCTCGGGTCCGCCGGCGGTCCGTCGAGGGCGGTCCGGTCCGGTCGGGTTGGCGCGCGCCCGGTTCCGGACGCCGAGGCGGACGCCCGGATGGCCGCCAAGGTCCTGAACATCGGCGAGGTGCTCGACCGGCTGCGGGTGGACTATGCGGACATCACGCTGTCCAAGATCCGCTACCTGGAGGCCGAAGGCCTCGTCGAGCCGGCCAGGACCAGCGCGAACTACCGCAAGTACTCGGCCGGTGACGTGGCCCGGCTGGCCTACGTCCTGCACGCCCAGCGGGAGCGCTACCTGCCGCTGCGGGTGATCAAGGACGAGCTGGCGGCGATGGACCGGGGCGAGGCCCCGCCGGCGGCTCCGACCGGCCCGCGCGCGGTGCCCTCCACGCCGCCGGCCACCGGCCTGGACGTGCTGCTCGGGGCCGAGCGGGTCCGGCTGTCGCGCCGGGAGCTGCTGGCCGCCAGCGGCCTGGACGAGGAGGCGCTCGCCGAGCTCGAGCGCCACGGCCTGTTGCGGGCCGTCTCCGGCGGCGGCTACTACGACGCCGACGCGCTCGTCGTCGCGCGGACCGTCGGCCTGCTGGCGGCGCACGGCGTCCAGGCGCGGCATCTGCGCGCCGCCCGCGCCGCCGCCGACCGGGAGGCGGGCCTGATCGAGGCCGCGGTCGCCCCGCTGCGCGCCCCGCGCAGCGCCGGCGCGACCGCCGGTGACGACGACCTGCCGCGCGACTCCGTCGACGAGCTCGCGCTGCTGCTGGTCCGGCTGCACGCGGCGCTCCTGCGAGCCCGGCTGGGCTCGGGGCCGCGCTGA